In the Arachis ipaensis cultivar K30076 chromosome B10, Araip1.1, whole genome shotgun sequence genome, one interval contains:
- the LOC107622758 gene encoding cystinosin homolog isoform X1, producing MMGIAWNSHTLEVAYRVLGWSGFFLWSCSFYPQLLLNFFRKSVVGLNFNYLLLNNTKHTLYLIYNTSLYFSSSVRFQYHLKYGFDQMVPVAANDVAFSTHAVLLTGVLLFQCAIYERGNQSLSKVSIGIISLVWIIVGVCSFISLPTKSWLWLISIFNTMQVILAVIKYIPQAVMNFMRKSTDGFSIGNVLLDFSGGVTNYAQMVAQSIDQNSWVNFSGNIGKVLLSLVSVFFDVLFMCQHYLLYPSKKAASMSPSKQNNRVKEPLIKSPLGSPVPLERV from the exons ATGATGGGAATAGCATGGAATTCTCATACCCTTGAAGTTGCATACAGAGTGTTAGGATGGAGTGGTTTCTTTCTTTGGTCCTGCAGTTTCTACCCTCAGCTTCTCTTGAATTTCTTTAGGAAGAG TGTGGTTGGATTGAATTTCAATTATTTGTTGTTGAACAATACCAAGCACACCTTGTATCTCATCTACAACACTTCCTTGTACTTCAGCTCTTCTGTGCGGTTTCAGTATCATCTCAAATATGGCTTCGACCAg ATGGTACCTGTTGCTGCAAATGATGTTGCATTCTCAACACATGCTGTTTTATTGACGGGAGTGTTACTGTTTCAATGTGCAATATATGAG CGTGGGAATCAATCACTATCAAAAGTGAGCATAGGGATAATCTCTTTGGTGTGGATTATTGTCGGAGTTTGTTCCTTCATATCACTTCCTACTAAATCTTGGCTTTGGCTTATCTCCATTTTCAA CACAATGCAAGTAATTTTGGCAGTCATCAAATATATTCCACAG GCAGTTATGAATTTCATGAGAAAGAGCACAGATGGGTTTAGCATTGGAAACGTGCTACTTGATTTCTCAGGAGGAGTCACAAATTATGCCCAAATGGTTGCCCAGTCAATTGATCAAA ATTCTTGGGTGAACTTCTCTGGTAACATTGGCAAAGTGTTACTATCCCTG GTTTCTGTATTCTTTGATGTTCTTTTCATGTGTCAACACTACTTGTTGTATCCTTCAAAGAAAGCAGCATCAATGTCACCTTCCAAACAGAATAATAGAGTGAAAGAGCCCCTTATTAAGTCACCACTTGGGTCACCTGTGCCATTGGAAAGAGTTTAG
- the LOC107622758 gene encoding cystinosin homolog isoform X2 encodes MMGIAWNSHTLEVAYRVLGWSGFFLWSCSFYPQLLLNFFRKSSSVRFQYHLKYGFDQMVPVAANDVAFSTHAVLLTGVLLFQCAIYERGNQSLSKVSIGIISLVWIIVGVCSFISLPTKSWLWLISIFNTMQVILAVIKYIPQAVMNFMRKSTDGFSIGNVLLDFSGGVTNYAQMVAQSIDQNSWVNFSGNIGKVLLSLVSVFFDVLFMCQHYLLYPSKKAASMSPSKQNNRVKEPLIKSPLGSPVPLERV; translated from the exons ATGATGGGAATAGCATGGAATTCTCATACCCTTGAAGTTGCATACAGAGTGTTAGGATGGAGTGGTTTCTTTCTTTGGTCCTGCAGTTTCTACCCTCAGCTTCTCTTGAATTTCTTTAGGAAGAG CTCTTCTGTGCGGTTTCAGTATCATCTCAAATATGGCTTCGACCAg ATGGTACCTGTTGCTGCAAATGATGTTGCATTCTCAACACATGCTGTTTTATTGACGGGAGTGTTACTGTTTCAATGTGCAATATATGAG CGTGGGAATCAATCACTATCAAAAGTGAGCATAGGGATAATCTCTTTGGTGTGGATTATTGTCGGAGTTTGTTCCTTCATATCACTTCCTACTAAATCTTGGCTTTGGCTTATCTCCATTTTCAA CACAATGCAAGTAATTTTGGCAGTCATCAAATATATTCCACAG GCAGTTATGAATTTCATGAGAAAGAGCACAGATGGGTTTAGCATTGGAAACGTGCTACTTGATTTCTCAGGAGGAGTCACAAATTATGCCCAAATGGTTGCCCAGTCAATTGATCAAA ATTCTTGGGTGAACTTCTCTGGTAACATTGGCAAAGTGTTACTATCCCTG GTTTCTGTATTCTTTGATGTTCTTTTCATGTGTCAACACTACTTGTTGTATCCTTCAAAGAAAGCAGCATCAATGTCACCTTCCAAACAGAATAATAGAGTGAAAGAGCCCCTTATTAAGTCACCACTTGGGTCACCTGTGCCATTGGAAAGAGTTTAG